The Phycisphaerales bacterium genome includes a region encoding these proteins:
- a CDS encoding phytanoyl-CoA dioxygenase family protein, with the protein MPHELSEPQIAHYHEHGYVMTGGLFRSAELDEMERELDALVERRLRNAANIDATWAGDWKAGQPKTEILHTHDVQTYSAAWARFLLHERLTGALADLLGPNVALHHSKAFIKPPERGSAFPMHQDYPYFPHTLGTMMAAILHLSDATEEMGCFRVYPGTHKLGPLPIMDERQAYVDPAQWPIAGATPLPARRGDVVFFNYLLVHGSDINRSPRTRKTALIQVRDPADQMTVQRHDNSHALGLMLRGVNPLAHGEALATGSGL; encoded by the coding sequence ATGCCCCATGAACTCTCGGAACCGCAGATCGCCCATTATCACGAGCACGGCTATGTCATGACCGGCGGCCTCTTCCGCTCGGCCGAGCTTGACGAGATGGAACGCGAGCTCGATGCCCTCGTAGAACGGCGCCTCCGCAACGCCGCGAACATCGATGCCACCTGGGCCGGCGACTGGAAAGCCGGGCAGCCGAAAACCGAGATTCTGCACACCCACGACGTCCAGACTTACTCCGCCGCGTGGGCGCGTTTTCTCCTCCACGAACGCCTCACCGGCGCCCTCGCGGACCTGCTCGGCCCCAATGTCGCTTTGCATCACTCGAAGGCCTTCATCAAGCCGCCGGAGCGCGGCTCCGCCTTCCCGATGCATCAGGACTATCCGTACTTCCCCCATACCCTCGGCACGATGATGGCCGCGATTCTGCACCTCTCCGACGCCACCGAGGAGATGGGTTGCTTCCGCGTCTACCCCGGCACACACAAGCTCGGCCCGCTGCCGATCATGGACGAGCGCCAGGCCTACGTCGATCCCGCCCAGTGGCCGATCGCCGGTGCGACTCCCCTGCCCGCCCGACGCGGCGACGTGGTTTTCTTCAACTACCTGCTGGTTCACGGTTCGGATATCAACCGCTCCCCCCGCACCCGCAAGACGGCACTCATTCAGGTCCGTGACCCGGCCGACCAGATGACCGTGCAGCGCCACGATAACTCGCACGCGCTCGGCCTCATGTTGCGCGGCGTGAACCCCTTGGCCCATGGCGAAGCCCTCGCCACCGGCTCCGGCCTGTAG
- a CDS encoding UvrB/UvrC motif-containing protein, with amino-acid sequence MGLCERCKKAKATFHLTNIDRSGTKVTRNLCDRCAGEEGLLQTPKSTIDLNEVLESFIAGGKATTAEVSNLVCEHCGISYVEFRNQGLLGCAHDYDVFKEQITKLLERTHDGATHHIGKAPRSQGAARKPQQDLRRLRRQLEEAVAAEDYERAAELRDRMRALEGP; translated from the coding sequence ATGGGGCTGTGTGAACGCTGCAAGAAAGCCAAGGCCACCTTTCACCTGACGAACATCGATCGTTCGGGCACGAAGGTCACGCGCAACCTGTGCGACCGCTGCGCCGGTGAGGAGGGGTTGCTGCAAACTCCGAAAAGCACGATCGACCTGAACGAAGTGCTGGAGAGCTTCATCGCCGGTGGCAAGGCCACCACGGCCGAGGTGAGCAACCTCGTGTGCGAGCACTGCGGCATCAGCTATGTGGAGTTCCGCAACCAGGGTTTGCTGGGCTGCGCGCACGACTATGACGTGTTCAAGGAGCAGATCACGAAGCTGCTGGAGCGGACACACGACGGGGCGACGCACCATATCGGCAAAGCACCGCGCAGCCAGGGCGCGGCGCGCAAGCCGCAGCAGGATCTCCGCCGGTTGCGCCGGCAACTCGAGGAGGCGGTCGCGGCCGAAGATTACGAACGGGCGGCGGAGCTGCGCGATCGCATGCGCGCCCTGGAGGGGCCATGA
- a CDS encoding DinB family protein: MTNATFHVLLEHNAWATAVLIDDAARLTAAQFCLRFDIGPGSLHDTLRHIVGAMWRWADRIGAQPLRPSIEDDPETLPPDALRRLLAGATEELRGVVARVEATQRWEEWMVFPVPEGPTYRFTRRAALLHVLTHGMHHRAQALNIRRRLGLPPLGLDLDVVEWECVRTGQISIPPDTAER, translated from the coding sequence ATGACGAACGCCACATTTCATGTGCTGCTGGAGCACAACGCCTGGGCTACAGCCGTGCTGATCGACGATGCGGCGCGATTGACTGCGGCGCAGTTCTGCCTGCGGTTCGACATCGGGCCGGGCAGTCTGCACGACACGTTGCGGCATATCGTGGGTGCCATGTGGCGCTGGGCGGACCGCATCGGCGCGCAACCGTTGCGGCCCTCGATCGAGGACGATCCGGAGACGCTGCCACCGGATGCACTGCGACGGCTGCTGGCAGGTGCGACGGAGGAGTTGCGGGGGGTGGTGGCGCGCGTGGAGGCCACCCAGCGCTGGGAGGAATGGATGGTTTTTCCCGTGCCGGAGGGGCCGACGTACCGGTTCACGCGGCGGGCGGCGCTGCTGCACGTATTGACCCACGGGATGCACCACCGGGCCCAGGCGCTGAATATCCGCCGCCGGCTGGGGCTGCCGCCGCTGGGGCTGGATCTTGACGTGGTCGAGTGGGAGTGTGTTCGCACGGGACAGATATCAATTCCGCCGGATACCGCGGAGCGTTGA
- a CDS encoding DUF202 domain-containing protein: MSKRKVLMSPYARFPKEKLELRDYLAIDRTVLSIDRTMLAYLHAALALVALGASAIKVFDSRVLQGFGWGFLVAGVLTLVFGIARVREMRGRIREAVGGKELPSPPEPQQETRPAQEKKPPAEPPPLSKPAPQVSPSAPDQARTP; encoded by the coding sequence ATGTCGAAGCGCAAGGTCTTGATGTCGCCGTACGCGCGGTTTCCGAAAGAGAAGCTGGAACTGCGCGACTACCTGGCGATCGACCGGACGGTCCTGTCCATCGATCGGACCATGCTGGCCTACCTGCATGCGGCGCTGGCATTGGTGGCGCTGGGGGCGTCGGCCATCAAAGTGTTCGACTCGCGTGTGCTGCAGGGTTTCGGTTGGGGATTCCTAGTAGCGGGTGTTCTGACGCTCGTGTTTGGAATTGCACGCGTGCGCGAAATGCGCGGGCGAATCCGCGAGGCGGTGGGCGGGAAAGAACTGCCGTCGCCGCCGGAACCGCAGCAGGAAACAAGACCCGCGCAGGAGAAGAAGCCACCCGCCGAACCCCCACCCCTCTCAAAGCCCGCTCCGCAGGTATCGCCTTCCGCACCGGATCAGGCGCGGACCCCGTGA
- a CDS encoding DNA-3-methyladenine glycosylase I, translated as MRRCPWVRNELDQRYHDTEWGVPCYDDRVLFEFLILEGAQAGLSWATILAKRENYRSALHGFDPVSIARYTSRDSERLLGNPGIVRNRLKIAATIANAQACLRVQAEYAGRGGLAGYLWQFVDGRPVTNRCRMPAEVPTRSAVSDALSKDLKRRGFKFVGSTICYAFMQAVGMVNDHLVECFRHAEVQSAGDPAPGRDRFRSVDSRRPEEPA; from the coding sequence ATGCGCCGCTGCCCCTGGGTCCGCAACGAACTCGACCAGCGTTACCACGATACCGAGTGGGGTGTACCGTGCTACGACGACCGGGTGCTGTTCGAGTTTCTCATTCTCGAGGGCGCCCAGGCCGGCTTGAGCTGGGCCACCATTCTCGCCAAGCGTGAGAACTACCGCAGTGCTCTGCACGGCTTCGACCCTGTAAGCATTGCCCGATACACGTCTCGGGATAGCGAGCGCCTGCTTGGGAATCCCGGTATCGTGCGGAACCGGCTGAAGATCGCGGCGACGATTGCCAACGCCCAGGCCTGTCTCCGCGTGCAGGCGGAGTATGCCGGGCGGGGTGGACTGGCAGGATACCTGTGGCAGTTCGTGGATGGCCGGCCGGTCACGAACCGCTGTCGTATGCCGGCCGAGGTGCCCACCCGGAGTGCGGTATCGGATGCGCTGAGCAAGGATCTGAAGCGGCGGGGGTTCAAGTTCGTGGGCTCGACGATCTGCTACGCGTTCATGCAGGCGGTCGGGATGGTGAATGACCACCTGGTCGAGTGCTTCCGCCACGCGGAGGTGCAGTCGGCTGGGGATCCCGCGCCCGGTCGAGATCGGTTTCGCTCGGTAGACAGCCGAAGACCGGAGGAGCCGGCATGA
- a CDS encoding SLC13 family permease, whose product MWQQVVVFAVLTLTLALFLWGRWRYDLVALLALLILALLGIVPPREAFTGFTQPAVVTVAAVLVLSRALTNAGVVDLFSRWAQRIHGGITVQLLALTGLVTLLSGFINNVGALSLLMPVAIRMARSRGVSASLFLMPLAFGSLLGGMTTLIGTPPNLLVSNFRLQATGASYRMFDFAVVGGAVALTGVLFIALLGWRLVPKRTSPKSAEDLFEIGRYFTELRVSDESRSIGRRIRDIVRASETQILVTGLVRGKRRIDLPMGLETLSAGERLIVEGAPEDIDRFVTSAQLELVAGEQRTSDPLKSEDTTATEVIVLADGYLVNRSPRTANLRWRFGVNVLAVARQNARLKARLADIRFRPGDILLLQGPTDTLPDTIGELGCLPLAERSLRVGQPRRILQAVLIFGLAVILTSTGQVRPELAFVGAALACTWIGLVPVRGVYDSIDWSVIVLLGAMIPVGVALETTGAAALAADGLLYLGALLPPSAMVVAVLLIAMFLSDILNNAAAVVLLAPIALRIASALECSPDPFLMALAIGASCAFLTPIGHQSNTLVLSPGGYRFGDYWRLGLPLQVVILLVAVPLLLFVWPLRPGG is encoded by the coding sequence ATGTGGCAGCAAGTTGTCGTCTTCGCCGTCCTCACACTGACTCTCGCGCTCTTCCTCTGGGGTCGCTGGCGTTACGACCTCGTAGCTTTGCTCGCACTCCTGATCCTTGCGCTGCTCGGAATTGTGCCGCCACGCGAGGCGTTCACCGGCTTCACCCAGCCAGCGGTCGTCACGGTCGCGGCCGTTCTCGTGCTCAGCCGAGCCCTCACCAACGCCGGCGTTGTCGATCTATTCAGTCGCTGGGCACAGCGCATCCACGGGGGCATCACCGTGCAACTGTTGGCGCTGACGGGTCTCGTCACCCTCCTTTCCGGGTTCATTAACAACGTTGGCGCACTCTCACTGCTCATGCCCGTGGCGATTCGCATGGCCCGTAGCCGCGGCGTCTCGGCTTCGCTCTTTCTGATGCCCCTGGCTTTCGGCTCGCTGCTCGGCGGTATGACCACTTTGATCGGCACCCCGCCGAACCTGCTCGTATCCAACTTTCGACTGCAGGCCACCGGTGCTTCCTACCGCATGTTTGACTTCGCTGTTGTCGGCGGTGCCGTGGCGCTCACGGGAGTACTCTTTATCGCCCTGCTTGGCTGGCGACTTGTCCCGAAGCGCACCAGCCCCAAATCCGCCGAGGACCTTTTTGAAATCGGCCGCTACTTCACCGAACTCCGTGTCTCCGACGAATCCCGCAGCATCGGCCGCCGTATCCGCGACATCGTCCGCGCGTCTGAGACCCAGATCCTGGTCACGGGGCTTGTCCGCGGTAAGCGGCGCATCGACTTGCCCATGGGCCTCGAAACCCTCAGCGCCGGCGAGCGCCTGATTGTCGAGGGCGCCCCCGAGGACATCGACCGCTTCGTCACTTCTGCGCAGCTCGAGCTCGTTGCCGGCGAGCAACGCACCAGTGATCCGCTGAAATCGGAGGACACCACTGCGACGGAAGTCATCGTCCTCGCCGACGGCTACCTCGTGAACCGTTCCCCACGCACCGCCAACCTGCGCTGGCGTTTCGGCGTCAACGTCCTCGCGGTCGCCCGTCAGAATGCGCGCCTCAAGGCGCGCCTCGCCGACATCCGTTTCCGGCCCGGTGACATCCTGCTGCTCCAGGGTCCCACTGACACGCTGCCCGACACCATCGGCGAACTCGGTTGCCTCCCGCTCGCCGAACGCTCTCTGCGTGTCGGCCAACCGCGCCGCATCCTTCAGGCCGTGCTCATCTTCGGTCTGGCGGTCATCCTGACCAGCACCGGTCAGGTTCGTCCGGAACTCGCCTTTGTCGGTGCGGCCCTCGCCTGTACCTGGATCGGCCTCGTGCCCGTGCGCGGCGTATACGACAGCATCGACTGGTCGGTCATCGTCCTCCTTGGTGCGATGATCCCCGTCGGGGTTGCGCTGGAGACCACGGGGGCGGCCGCGCTCGCCGCCGATGGCCTGCTGTACCTCGGTGCACTCCTGCCGCCGTCGGCCATGGTCGTCGCCGTGCTGTTGATCGCGATGTTCCTCTCCGACATCCTCAACAACGCCGCTGCGGTCGTCCTGCTGGCCCCGATCGCGCTGCGCATCGCCAGTGCCCTGGAATGTTCTCCGGACCCGTTCCTGATGGCACTGGCCATCGGCGCCTCGTGCGCGTTCCTGACGCCTATCGGTCACCAGTCGAATACGCTCGTGTTGAGCCCCGGCGGCTACCGCTTCGGCGACTATTGGCGGCTTGGGCTGCCGCTCCAGGTCGTGATCCTGTTGGTTGCTGTGCCACTCCTGCTATTCGTGTGGCCGCTGCGGCCGGGGGGTTAG
- a CDS encoding imidazolonepropionase, translating into MSIVKPVDRSLLITDIGELVAVPPGPLMGAAMGAVPLLRNAALLIRDGKIAWLGAQTDAPLDEGVATLSAEGGCVIPGLIDPHTHIPFAGERSGEFVRRVAGESYLQIMQAGGGIRTTTQAVRRASVADLVAENQPRLRRMLACGVTRVECKSGYGLTPEDELKQLEAIRLLDQQTPQDLDATYLGAHAVPAEFDGRADEYIERMSAPELLAEIAGRSLARFCDVFCDRGAFDVSQSRRYLIRAAQAGLRPKLHADELAPIGATRLAGEVGAISADHLECIDEDGIAALRTAGTIAVVLPGTSFFLGIPHCDARRLMDAGLAVALATDFNPGSCMLESLPWIMTIACCQLRMQPLEVLVACTANAAAALDVHWRTGALVPGYDADVVVLAAPTLAQWFYTAGRPRVRAVIKSGQIVHRDPHAE; encoded by the coding sequence ATGTCCATCGTCAAGCCGGTAGACCGCAGTCTGTTGATCACCGACATCGGCGAATTGGTCGCCGTCCCGCCGGGGCCGCTCATGGGCGCGGCCATGGGCGCGGTCCCCCTCCTGCGGAACGCTGCGCTGTTGATCCGCGACGGCAAGATCGCGTGGCTCGGCGCACAAACGGACGCCCCACTCGACGAGGGTGTGGCGACTCTCTCGGCAGAGGGCGGCTGCGTCATCCCGGGACTGATCGACCCCCACACCCACATTCCCTTTGCGGGCGAACGCAGTGGCGAGTTTGTCCGGCGCGTTGCCGGCGAGAGCTACCTGCAGATCATGCAGGCCGGCGGCGGCATTCGCACGACCACGCAGGCGGTGCGGCGCGCAAGCGTGGCCGATCTGGTTGCGGAAAATCAGCCGCGGCTGCGCCGTATGCTCGCTTGCGGTGTCACGCGGGTGGAGTGCAAGAGCGGCTACGGGCTTACGCCGGAGGATGAGCTGAAGCAGCTCGAGGCCATTCGTCTGCTCGATCAGCAGACCCCGCAGGATCTCGACGCCACGTACCTCGGCGCCCACGCCGTCCCTGCTGAGTTCGATGGCCGGGCTGACGAATACATCGAGCGCATGAGTGCCCCCGAGCTGCTCGCCGAAATCGCCGGCCGCAGTCTGGCCCGCTTCTGCGATGTGTTCTGTGACCGCGGCGCGTTCGATGTTTCCCAGTCCCGCCGCTACCTGATCCGTGCTGCGCAGGCTGGGCTGCGCCCCAAGCTTCATGCTGACGAGCTCGCCCCAATCGGCGCTACGCGCCTGGCCGGCGAGGTTGGCGCAATCTCCGCCGATCACCTGGAGTGCATCGACGAGGATGGCATCGCGGCGCTGCGGACAGCCGGCACCATTGCGGTGGTGCTGCCGGGCACATCATTCTTCCTCGGCATTCCGCACTGCGACGCACGTCGACTCATGGATGCCGGGCTGGCGGTTGCGTTGGCCACGGACTTCAACCCCGGCTCGTGCATGCTGGAGTCGCTTCCCTGGATCATGACCATCGCCTGCTGCCAGCTCCGGATGCAACCGCTCGAGGTGCTGGTGGCCTGCACGGCCAACGCGGCCGCAGCGCTGGATGTCCACTGGCGCACCGGCGCACTAGTCCCCGGCTACGATGCGGACGTGGTGGTCCTCGCAGCGCCAACCTTGGCGCAGTGGTTCTACACCGCCGGACGACCGCGGGTGCGGGCGGTCATCAAGAGCGGGCAGATTGTGCACCGCGACCCGCACGCGGAGTAG
- the gyrA gene encoding DNA gyrase subunit A, whose protein sequence is MTASTMPPSSHLPTPIAQEMQESYLTYAMSVIMARALPDVRDGLKPSQRRILVAMHDLNLRANGAHRKCAKICGDTSGNYHPHGEGVIYPTLVRMGQEWSMRHLLVDPQGNFGSIDGDPPAAMRYTEARLTGPAEEMLAHIDEDTVDFVENYDSTREEPVVLPSRFPNLLVNGSEGIAVGMATRLLPHNLAEICDAMIALLDRPELTVDELLRIVPGPDFPTGGQVCGTAGIRDAFETGRGALVLRGKMRVEDASGGRVHIVVDEIPYGVLLPTIKDRIHDAVQNGTLKGIEDIRDESGRDQMVRLVIILRKDANANVVMNQLWKYTPLQSTVHALNIVLVNRVPKTLSLKQLIEHFLAHRVNVIRRRTMFRLRKARQRAHVLEGLILAIADIDEIIALIRHSPDADTARQRLMDRELRLSEAATVRKLLPESFVARTRAAPQRLTRTQADAILAMQLRRLTGLEIEQLAKEYSGLVEEITDYELILSDDRRVRDIIAEDLRELKEKYGQPRRTQITGPVGEMNMEQLVAREDVVLTISHEGYIKRVPADTFRAQGRGGKGIRGTDNKDGDFIEHLRVCSTHDYLLVFTNRGRIYWLKAYDVPSMSRTSRGRSLANVLTMQDNERHMAVLPVSGFEERFVFFATERGVVKKTPLSAFSNPRPSGIQALTLDDGDSLIGVALTSGEDQIVLGTRQGMACRFGEGDVRAMGRTARGVRGITLAADDIVVDMVVAQPGMSILTVCENGFGKRTALEDYRLTRRGGKGVINIRATERNGAVVGVRAVTDEDELILITGRGILMRMPLDELREIGRATQGVRLIRVEEDDQVVAVARVATDRSSSEAVEGEPE, encoded by the coding sequence TTGACCGCATCGACCATGCCCCCGAGTTCGCATCTGCCGACGCCCATCGCGCAGGAGATGCAGGAGTCGTATCTCACCTATGCGATGAGCGTGATCATGGCCCGCGCGCTGCCGGATGTGCGTGACGGGCTGAAACCTTCGCAGCGGCGCATCCTGGTGGCGATGCACGATCTGAACCTGCGGGCAAACGGGGCGCACCGCAAGTGTGCCAAGATTTGCGGCGACACCAGCGGCAACTACCACCCGCACGGGGAGGGCGTGATCTACCCGACCCTGGTGCGCATGGGCCAGGAATGGAGCATGCGGCACCTGCTGGTGGATCCGCAGGGCAACTTCGGCAGCATCGACGGCGATCCGCCGGCGGCGATGCGGTACACCGAGGCACGGCTGACGGGGCCGGCCGAAGAGATGCTCGCCCACATCGATGAGGACACGGTCGACTTTGTCGAGAACTACGACAGCACGCGGGAAGAGCCGGTAGTACTACCAAGCCGTTTCCCGAACCTGCTGGTCAACGGTTCGGAGGGCATCGCCGTCGGGATGGCGACGCGGCTCCTGCCGCACAACCTGGCGGAGATCTGTGACGCGATGATCGCGCTGCTCGACCGGCCGGAGCTGACGGTCGATGAGCTGCTGCGGATCGTGCCGGGACCGGATTTTCCGACGGGCGGGCAGGTATGCGGTACGGCCGGGATCCGGGACGCGTTCGAGACGGGGCGCGGGGCGCTGGTGCTGCGCGGCAAAATGCGGGTGGAGGACGCCAGCGGGGGCCGGGTCCATATCGTGGTCGACGAGATTCCGTACGGGGTGCTGCTGCCGACGATCAAGGATCGCATTCACGATGCGGTGCAGAACGGCACGCTGAAAGGCATCGAGGACATCCGCGACGAGTCCGGCCGCGACCAGATGGTCCGACTGGTGATCATCCTGCGGAAGGATGCCAATGCGAACGTCGTGATGAACCAGCTTTGGAAGTACACGCCGCTGCAGAGCACCGTGCACGCGCTGAACATCGTGCTGGTCAACCGGGTACCGAAAACGCTGTCGCTCAAGCAGTTGATCGAGCACTTCCTCGCACACCGGGTGAACGTAATCCGGCGGCGGACCATGTTCCGGCTGCGCAAGGCGCGGCAGCGGGCCCACGTGCTGGAGGGGTTGATCCTCGCGATCGCGGACATCGACGAAATCATCGCGCTGATCCGGCATTCGCCCGATGCGGACACGGCGCGGCAGCGGTTGATGGACCGCGAACTGCGGCTGAGTGAGGCCGCCACGGTGCGGAAGCTGCTGCCGGAATCGTTCGTGGCGCGCACCCGGGCGGCACCGCAGCGGCTGACGCGGACGCAGGCGGACGCGATCCTGGCCATGCAGTTGCGGCGCCTGACGGGCCTCGAGATCGAGCAGCTTGCGAAGGAGTACAGCGGGCTCGTGGAGGAGATCACCGATTACGAGCTGATACTTTCGGACGATCGCCGTGTGCGCGACATCATCGCCGAGGATTTGCGCGAGCTGAAAGAGAAATACGGTCAGCCGCGACGGACGCAAATCACCGGGCCGGTCGGCGAGATGAACATGGAGCAGCTCGTAGCGCGGGAGGACGTCGTACTGACGATCTCGCACGAGGGCTACATCAAGCGTGTGCCCGCGGATACGTTCCGTGCCCAGGGCCGCGGCGGCAAGGGCATCCGCGGGACGGACAACAAGGACGGCGACTTCATCGAGCACCTGCGGGTCTGCTCGACCCATGATTACCTGCTGGTCTTCACCAACCGCGGACGGATCTACTGGCTCAAGGCGTACGACGTGCCGAGCATGTCGCGGACGAGCCGCGGCCGGTCGCTGGCGAACGTGCTGACGATGCAGGACAACGAACGGCACATGGCGGTGCTGCCGGTGAGTGGCTTTGAAGAGCGGTTCGTGTTCTTCGCGACGGAGCGCGGGGTGGTGAAGAAAACGCCGTTGTCGGCATTTTCGAATCCGCGCCCGAGCGGGATCCAGGCGCTGACCCTGGACGACGGGGATTCGCTGATCGGCGTCGCGCTGACGAGCGGGGAGGACCAGATCGTCCTCGGCACGCGGCAGGGCATGGCGTGCCGGTTCGGCGAGGGCGATGTGCGGGCGATGGGCCGGACAGCACGCGGCGTGCGGGGGATCACGCTTGCCGCGGACGACATCGTCGTGGACATGGTCGTCGCGCAGCCCGGCATGAGTATCCTGACGGTCTGCGAGAACGGCTTCGGGAAGCGCACGGCATTGGAGGACTACCGGCTGACGCGGCGCGGCGGTAAGGGTGTGATCAACATACGCGCGACGGAGCGCAACGGTGCGGTCGTCGGCGTACGCGCCGTCACCGATGAGGACGAGCTGATCCTGATCACCGGCCGCGGGATCCTGATGCGCATGCCGCTGGACGAGCTGCGTGAGATCGGCCGGGCGACGCAGGGGGTGCGTTTGATTCGCGTGGAGGAAGATGACCAGGTGGTCGCGGTGGCGCGGGTCGCGACGGACCGGAGCAGCTCGGAAGCGGTAGAGGGCGAGCCGGAATAA
- a CDS encoding alpha/beta hydrolase: MGSLRWPTWRDRLSGEAGGGGVPGEAPAESRAARRRRLRQRSLRRWLVRGVVLLLVLLYSRTVGFDRHLFYYPSREQYDHPTDFGLRHEDVFFETDDGVRLHGWWLFAQGPPRGIVVHFHGNAANVTAHVGLIEWLPHAGYHVLLFDYRGFGRSEGTVSRRGTIRDGHAAVTFAAQRPEAGELPLFGYGQSLGGAVGIVVAAERLELRAIVAESTFSGYGAIARAHARRVLPVPGVSDVLAWLIVGGGYDPIDVVHRLAPRPVLIIAAERDETCFPELAERLYAAAGEPKAWWLVPGARHLEIVGMVRGELIERVTKLFENAPPP, from the coding sequence ATGGGGAGCTTGCGTTGGCCAACCTGGCGGGACCGCCTGTCCGGCGAAGCTGGCGGGGGTGGCGTACCGGGTGAAGCGCCGGCGGAATCACGGGCTGCGCGCCGCCGCCGATTGCGGCAAAGGTCCCTGCGCCGCTGGCTGGTGCGCGGAGTGGTCCTCCTGCTGGTTCTGCTCTACAGTCGTACCGTGGGATTCGACCGGCACCTCTTCTACTACCCCAGCCGCGAGCAGTACGACCATCCCACCGACTTCGGCCTGCGGCACGAGGACGTGTTCTTCGAGACCGACGACGGCGTGCGGTTGCACGGCTGGTGGCTGTTTGCCCAGGGACCGCCGCGCGGCATCGTCGTGCACTTTCATGGAAACGCGGCCAACGTCACCGCCCATGTGGGGCTGATCGAGTGGCTGCCGCACGCCGGTTACCATGTGCTACTTTTCGATTACCGCGGCTTCGGCCGGTCGGAGGGGACCGTTTCACGGCGCGGTACGATCCGTGATGGGCACGCGGCCGTGACGTTCGCCGCCCAGCGGCCGGAGGCCGGCGAATTGCCACTGTTCGGCTACGGTCAGTCGCTGGGGGGCGCGGTGGGTATCGTGGTGGCGGCGGAGCGGCTGGAGTTGCGCGCCATCGTTGCGGAGTCGACGTTCAGCGGATACGGGGCCATCGCGCGGGCGCATGCGCGGCGGGTGCTCCCGGTGCCGGGGGTTTCGGATGTATTGGCGTGGCTCATCGTCGGAGGCGGCTACGACCCGATTGATGTGGTCCACCGGCTGGCGCCACGGCCAGTCCTGATTATCGCGGCTGAACGGGACGAGACGTGTTTTCCGGAACTGGCGGAGCGGCTGTACGCTGCGGCCGGGGAACCGAAGGCGTGGTGGTTGGTGCCGGGGGCGCGCCACCTGGAGATTGTGGGCATGGTGCGGGGGGAGTTGATCGAGCGGGTGACGAAGCTGTTTGAGAACGCCCCACCACCATGA
- a CDS encoding DUF444 family protein: MTLKIEKDHQRFRQIVKGRIRKDLRKFLTRGELLGKEGKHIVSIPVPGIELPHFRYGDNNNNGVGQGEGEAGQAVDGDEAGVGPGGTDPGKHILEVEVSLEELADILGEELQLPRIEPKGRHNITSVKDRYSSIRQTGPESLRHFKRTFRRALRRMIMSGAYDPNNPRIVFERTDKLYRSWKPVKKPQSNAVIVYMMDVSGSMGHEQKELVRLEAFWIDAWLRRNYEGIESRYIVHDVQASEVDRETFFHLREDGGTKISSAFKTCRALLDKHYAPDEWNIYLFHFSDGDNSSEADSRECCQILREHLLPQANQFGYCQVASAYGSGHFINVLREHLAEAENLVTSRVNTKDDIYDSIREFFSTGR, encoded by the coding sequence ATGACCCTGAAGATCGAGAAGGATCACCAACGTTTCCGCCAGATCGTCAAGGGGCGTATCCGTAAGGACTTGCGCAAGTTTCTGACGCGCGGGGAGCTGCTCGGGAAAGAGGGCAAGCACATCGTCAGTATCCCCGTGCCGGGGATCGAGCTGCCGCACTTCCGTTACGGTGATAACAACAACAACGGCGTCGGTCAGGGGGAAGGCGAGGCCGGCCAGGCGGTCGATGGCGATGAAGCCGGAGTGGGTCCCGGCGGAACCGATCCCGGCAAGCATATCCTCGAAGTGGAGGTCTCGCTGGAGGAACTGGCAGACATCCTCGGCGAGGAGTTGCAGCTCCCGCGCATCGAGCCGAAGGGGCGCCACAACATCACCAGCGTCAAGGATCGCTACAGCAGCATCCGCCAGACCGGTCCGGAGAGTCTACGCCATTTCAAGCGCACTTTCCGCCGTGCCCTGCGCCGCATGATCATGTCGGGGGCCTACGACCCGAACAATCCGCGGATCGTCTTCGAGCGTACCGACAAGCTCTACCGGAGTTGGAAGCCCGTCAAGAAGCCGCAGTCCAACGCCGTGATTGTCTACATGATGGATGTCTCCGGCTCCATGGGCCACGAACAGAAGGAGCTGGTCCGCCTCGAGGCCTTCTGGATCGACGCCTGGCTCCGCCGGAATTATGAAGGCATCGAGAGTCGCTACATCGTACACGACGTGCAGGCGTCCGAAGTGGATCGCGAAACGTTCTTCCATCTTCGCGAGGACGGCGGTACGAAGATCAGCAGCGCCTTCAAGACCTGCCGCGCGCTGCTCGACAAGCACTATGCCCCCGACGAGTGGAACATCTACCTCTTTCACTTCTCCGACGGTGACAACTCCTCAGAGGCCGACTCCCGTGAGTGCTGCCAGATCCTGCGCGAGCATTTGCTCCCGCAGGCCAACCAGTTCGGCTATTGCCAGGTCGCCAGTGCGTACGGCAGCGGGCACTTCATCAACGTCCTGCGCGAACACCTCGCCGAAGCCGAGAACCTCGTGACCAGCCGGGTCAACACCAAGGACGACATCTACGACAGTATCCGGGAGTTCTTCTCCACCGGACGCTGA